The Streptomyces sp. NBC_00775 genome includes the window AGCCCAGGCCGGCGCCGGTGTGCAGCAGCACGTGCAGCGGATCGGCGCCCAGCGCGGTGCCGAGCAGCAGCCCCAGGACCGGCAGGCCCGCGAGCATCACCGCCGTGGACCGTGATCCGGCCAACTGGGCGCGCAAATCGGCTCTTTGGTCTCGCTCCGCGCGCAACGCCCCCTCCAGCCGGTCGAGTCCCGCCGCCAGCCCGGCACCCCGGTCCACCGCCACGCGCCAGCACGCGGCGAGTCCCACCAGTCCGTCGGCCCCCGGCTGCCGTGCCGCGTCGGTGAGCGCGCCCGGCACATCGCCGCCGAACCGCGCCGCCGCGAGCACCACCGCCTGTGCCTCGCCGAGCCCGCCCGAGTCGCGCGCGGCCCTGCGCAGCGCCTCGCCGGGCTGCCGACCGGCCCGCACCTCCCCGGCCAGGGCTCCGCACAGGGCGATCACCGCATCGCCCCGGCGCTCCCGTCCGCGCCGCGCCTCTCCGGCCCGCCGCACCCGCCCGAACAGCGGCACTCCCGCCACCCCTAGGAGCAGCGGCACCACGGACGCGCCCAGCAGCGCGATCACCAACCCGGCGACCACAGACCACCCTTCGGCCCGCAGCCGCCCGCGCACCCGCCGCCAGCCGACGAGCGCCCGCTCCCACGACGGCGGTCCGTTCGCCTTCACCCCGCCGCCCGCGCACAGCAACCGCGCCCTGCGTACCCCCGAATCCCAGCCGCCCATCCACCAGGCGGCCATCCCGGCACACACCACGGCCGCCCCCACCGGCACCTGAGACATCTCACCGATCGCCATGCCACTCCCCGTTTCCATCCCGCCGTCCGATCCCCGTCACAGCCCCCGGCCCCCCTCGGTCCCGTCCCGAAGCAGCCCCCGCAGCCGCTCCCACCCCCGCTCGTACGCGAAGGCCTCGGCGCCCCATCGCAACGCCGGCACCGTGAACACGAGCCCCGACGGATCGCGCTCCAGCACGTGCACCTCGGCGATCCGCCGCCGCCCCGCCCGGTCGCGTACGAGATGCAGGACCACGGACAACGCCGCCGCCAACTGGCTGTGCAGGGCGGCCCGGTCGAGCCCGGCGGCGGTGCCCAGTGCCTCCAGGCGGGCCGGGACCTGTGCTGCCGCGTTCGCGTGCACCGTGCCGCAGCCGCCCTCATGGCCGGTGTTCAGCGCGGCCAGCAGGGACACGACCTCGGGCCCGCGCACCTCGCCGACGACCAGCCGGTCCGGTCTCATCCGCAGGGCCTGACGGACAAGGTCCTGCAACGCGACCAGCCCGACTCCCTCCTGGTTGGCCGGGCGCCCCTCCAGGCGCACCACATGGGGATGGTCCGGCCGCAGTTCCGCCGAGTCCTCGGCGAGCACGATCCGCTCCCCGGGACCGACCAGGCCCAGCAGCGCACTCAGCAGCGTCGTCTTGCCGGAGCCCGTGCCCCCGCTGATCAGGAAGGACAGCCGGGCGTCCAGCAGGGCTCGCAGCACCCGGTCCCCTCCCGGCGGCACCGTCCCCGCCGCCACCAACTCGTCGAGCGTGAACGCACGCGGCCGTACGACCCTCAGCGACAGACAGGTGGAGCCGACGGCGACCGGGGGCAGCACCGCGTGCAGGCGTGTCCCGTCCGGAAGCCGAGCGTCCACCCAGGGGCGGGCGTCGTCGAGCCGTCGTCCGGCCACGGCGGCGAGGCGCTGCGCGAGGCGTCGTACGGCTGCCGCGTCCGGAAAGGAGACGGCCGTCAGCTCCAGGCCACCGCCCCGGTCCACCCACACCCGGTCCGGCGCGGACACCAGCACATCGGTCACGCAAGGGTCGGCGAGCAGCGGTTCCAGCGGGCCGCTGCCGACCAGCTCGGAGCGCAACCGCTCGGCCGCGCCGAGGACTTCGGCGTCCCCGAGCACACGCCCCTGCTCGCGCAACGCCTGCGCCACGCGCGCGGGGGTCGGTTCGGAGCCGCTCTCGGCGAGCCATTGCCGTACGCCGTCCAGCAGTCCGGTCGGCCCGTCCGGCGTACCCGCGTGCGCGTCCCACGAACCTGTACGTCCTTCCAGCCCCGCGCCGCAGTCCGTCCCCGTGGCGGGATCCCAGCTCATACGCCCCCGCCTTCCACCGGGACCCGGTCCCAGAACGCCGCGCAGAACCGGGCGAGCGGCCCCCGCACCGCTCCTCCGGGCGGTGAGCCACCGTCCAACGGCGGGTGTTCGGCGGGCACTTCGCCCACCAGGGGCAGCCCGAGCAGGCGGGCCACCTCGCGGTCGTCGAGTCCTGGTGCGTAGGGGCCGCGTACCGCGACCCGGAGATCGCGCAGGACCATGCCGACCGCGGACGCCACGCGTCCGGCCGCCGCGATCGAGCGCAGGTCGGCGGGGACCACCAGGAGTCCGAGGTCGAGCTGGGCGAGGGCCTCGGCGACGCCTTCGTCGATGCGGCGGGGCAGGTCCACGACCACCGCGCCGCCACGTCGTCTGGCGGCGGCCAGGACCGCTCGTACGGCTTGCGGGGGAATGGTGACCGAGTCACCGCGATCCCAGCTCAGGACCCGCAGCGCGTGCAGTTCGGGCAGGGACTCCTCCAGGGCGCCGCCGCCGACCCGGCCGCGGGATGCGGCGAACGCCGGCCAGCGCAGGCCTTCGGCAGCCTCTCCGCCGAGGAGTACGTCGAGTCCGCCACCCAGCGGATCCGCGTCCACGAGCAGGGTGCGCCGCCCCTCGCGCGCCGAGGTGACGGCGAGCGCGCAGGCCAGCGTGGAGGCTCCGGACCCGCCACGGCCGCCGAGCACGCCGACGGTGAGGGCGGGCCTGCCGACCCCTTCGGCCACGTCGGCGATGCGGTCGACCAGCCATTGCTCGCCGTCGGGCAGCATCAGGACATGGTCGGCACCGATCTCGACGGCCCGCCGCCAGACGCCGGAATCGTCCTGATCCCGGCCGACCAGCACCACTCCGCGTCGGCGCGCGGCTCCGCGCACACGGCGCGCGGCATCGTCGCCGACCAGTACGAGAGGTGCGGCCTCCCAGCTGCCCCTGCGCTCCGGCACCCCGTGGTGGACCTCTGGCCTGGCGCCCGCCGCGGCGCACAGGCGCAGCAGGTCGTCCAGCAGTTCGGCGTCCTCCGTGACGATCAATGGTCCGCCCTGCCGCCCCTCGGCGGCGGGCGGCCGGTCATGTGTGATGGCTCCCGCCACGATCTCCAGCCCCCTTCGCTGCTTCCTGCGCGGGGCCCGCAGGATCCTCTGCGGACCCGCGATTCCCGCTCGTGTGAAGAACCGGCAACCGGCCTCCATATGAACGGCCGATACGAACCGGCCAAACGCGCTCGACAAACGGAACCGGCCATGAACTTGCCGCGAGGAACTCGCCGCGAGCGGAGCGCGCTGGAATCACGGTGCAGCGAACCCGGAAATCGTGTGGATCTTGGTCGATAACTGTGGACAACTGAGTGGTTGTGAATATCGCCTTCACTCATACCGGTGGCCCCTGTGCGACTTCCGCAGAGCAGCCCTACGGCTACACACAGTGACGGATCATGGGCATGCGAAGAAGGCGGCCACAGCAGTGACGAGAAGGCCCCGAGGCCGCGCAAGAGCGGTGAAAAACCCATCCGGACATGCGACGACCCCCGCCGGGGGGGAGAGCGGGGGTCGTCCCCACGGTCCGACTCGGGGGGGGAGGAGCCAGACCGGGTTAGCACGGTCGCGAACGATCCGTGACTTCCATGGTGTACCCGAGAGCCCTCTCAGGCAAACCCACACGCCCCACACTAGCCCGAATGGTGTCCGCCTATGCTCGGGCACGTGGAAAACCACTCCTTGCCTCGCACAGCAGCCTTCTTTGACCTGGACAAGACGGTCATTGCGAAGTCGAGCACGCTCACGTTCAGCAAGTCGTTCTACCAAGGCGGGCTGATCAACCGCAGGGCCGCCTTGCGTACCGCATATGCCCAGTTCGTGTTCCTGGCGGGCGGCGCCGACCATGACCAGATGGAGCGGATGCGCAAGTACCTGTCCGCGATGTGCCGCGGCTGGAACGTCCAGCAGGTCAAGGAGATCGTCGCCGAGACGCTGCACGATCTGATCGACCCGATCATCTACGACGAGGCCGCATCCCTCATCGAGGAGCACCACACCGCCGGGCGCGACGTCGTGATCGTGTCCACGTCCGGAGCCGAGGTGGTCGAGCCGATCGGCGAACTGCTCGGCGCGGACCGCGTGGTGGCGACCCGCATGATCGTGGGCGAGGACGGCTGCTTCACGGGCGAAGTGGAGTACTACGCGTACGGACCGACGAAAGCGGAAGCGATCAAGGAGCTGGCCGCGTCCGAGGGGTACGACCTGTCGCGCTGCTATGCCTACAGCGACTCGGCGACCGACGTCCCGATGCTGGAGTCCGTCGGGTACCCCCACGCGGTGAATCCGGACCGCGCGCTGCGCCGCGAGGCACTCGCCCGCTCGTGGCCGATTCTGGACTTCCACCGCCCGGTCCGGCTCAAGCAGCGGCTGCCCACACTGTCGGTACCGCCCCGTCCGGCGCTAGTCGCGGCGGCCGCGATAGGGGCGGCGGCGGCCACGGCGGGGCTCGTCTGGTACGCGAGTCGGCGGCGCGCGACGGTGATCTGATCACGTCACACCTGCGCGTGCGGCGCACTCCCGCCCGGTTGGTTCACGTTTGAACCTAAAAGTAAAGAAGTGCAGTCAGGGGTTCCGCTTCCTCCGGACCTGGAGTACAAAGAAGTTAACGGCCCGCGAGACCAAGGACATCCGAGAGGATCACCTTTAACCGCAACCAAGGCCCCACGGACCGCGCATGAACACTGGGCACCCACGCGACGTCGACCCGTCGATTACGGGCCAGCCGCACCAGGTTACGGGCAGCAGTTCCCGACCTGATGGGCAAATTTCGAGGACGCTTGGTAACGCGGTGAGCATGCCAGCGGCGGTACGAGACCTCGTACCGCCGCAACCCTGTTCAGGGAGTTTTCCGCCCTCTTAGTAGAGGGCGATTTTCTTGTGGGGGGGGCGATTTGCGAGCCCCTTACGCCGCCCCGCGCTGAAGCGCCTCGCAGACGGCCGCCGACTCCCTGGCCCCCAGCTCAACCGCCTTGCCGCAGTGGGCGATCCAGGCCGCCATGCCCTCCGGAGTACCGGAGGCATAGCCCTCCAGGGCAGCCACGTAGGCCGCGCGGCCGAGTTCGGCGTGACCGACCTCCGCCGGGCAGATGGACTTCGGGTCGAGTCCACTGCCGATGAGAACAATGCGCTCGGCCGCGCGCGCGACCAGGCCGTTGTGGGAGCCGAAGGGGCGCAGGGCGAGCAGTTCGCCGTGGACGACGGCCGCCGTCACCAGCGCGGGGGCCGAACCTCCCGCGATGATCAGCTGCGAGAGGCCCTCAAGACGGCCGGCCACCTCGTTCGCGTCCGGCAGGGGCAGCTCGACGAGGGGCTCGTCGACCGGTTCGCCGTTCAGCCGCGGCCGGCCGACCTCGTCGCCCTTGTCCGCGGCTGCCACCAGATGCAGCCGGGCCAGTACCCGAAGCGGCGACTGCCGCCAGATGGAGAGGAGTTGGCCCGCCTCCGCAGTCAGCCGCAGGGCCGCGCCGACCGTACGGGCCTCGTCGTCGCCGCTGAAATCGGTGCGGCGGCGCACCTCTTCGAGGGCCCAGTCGGCACCGGACAGCGCCGCGGAACCGCGTGCGCCGCGCAGCGCCGCCTCGGACGTGATCTCGTTGCTCCGGCGCCGCATGATCCGGTGGCCGTAGACCCGGTCCACGGCCTTGCGGACGGACTCCACGGATTCGGCCACTCCGGGAAGCGAACCCAGGGCCGCGAGCGGATCGGCGGTCGCGCCTGTCGTACTCATGAGTACGACACTACGCACCCCTACGGCCCACCCCACGAAGGAGTGGTCTTCTTCACGTAAGCAGGGCACCCAGAGCAATCATCCCACTACTCTTGGTGAACATGAAAATTGCTTTCGTCGGAAAGGGCGGCAGCGGCAAGACGACCCTGTCCTCCCTCTTCATCCGCCACCTCGCCGCCTCGGGGGCGCCGGTCGTCGCGGTGGACGCCGACATCAACCAGCACCTGGGGGCCGCGCTCGGCCTCGACGAGGCGGAGGCCGCCGGACTGCCCGCGATGGGCGAGCGGCTGCCGCTGATCAAGGACTACCTGCGCGGCTCCAACCCGCGTATCGCGTCCACCGAGACGATGATCAAGACAACGCCGCCCGGCGAGGGGTCACGGCTGCTGCGGGTGCGCGAGAACAATCCGGTGTACGACGCCTGCGCGTGGCCGGTGGAACTCGACGGGGGCGCCATCCGTTTGATGGTCACCGGCCCGTTCACCGAGGCCGACTTGGGAGTGGCGTGCTACCACTCCAAGACCGGTGCAGTGGAGCTCTGCCTGAACCATCTCGTCGACGGCCAGAGCGAGTACGTCGTCGTCGACATGACGGCGGGCTCCGACTCCTTCGCGTCCGGCTTGTTCACCCGCTTCGACATCACGTTCCTCGTCGCCGAGCCGACCCGGAAGGGAGTCTCCGTCTATCGGCAGTACAAGGAGTACGCCCGCGACTTCGGCGTCGTCCTGAAGGTCGTCGGCAACAAGGTGCAGGGCCAGGACGACATCGACTTCCTGCGCACCGAAGTCGGTGACGACCTCCTGGTCACCGTCGGGCACTCCGACTGGGTGCGCGCCATGGAGAAAGGCCGCCCGCCCCGGTTCGAACTCCTTGAGCAGCCCAACCGCCGCTCCCTGCGCACCTTGCAGACCGCCGCCGACGCCACGTACGAACTGCGTGACTGGGAGCGTTACACGCGCCAGATGGTGCACTTCCACCTGAAGAACGCGAGCAGTTGGGGCAACGAGAAGACCGGGGCGGACCTGGCCGCGCAGGTCGACCCCGGCTTCGTCCTCGATGAGCGCTGCGCAACGGCTACCGCTCAGCTGACTTGAGCGCCCCGACGCGACGCGACACCCGCCGACGGACGGAGTCCGACGCAGCTCCCCGAAGCCCGCGAAGCGGTGCGAGGGGTGCAAAGAAGAGAGGTCCGGGGCGGACCTGGCCGCGCAGGTCGACCCCGGCTTCGTCCTCGATGAGCGCTGCACAACGGCTACCGCTCAGCTGACTTGAGCGCCCCGACGCGACGCGACACCCGCCGACGGACGGAGTCCGACGCAGCTCCCCGAAGCCCGCGAAGCGGTGCGAGGGGTGCAAAGAAGAGAGGTCCGGGGCGGACCTGGCCGCGCAGGTCGACCCCGGCTTCGCCCTCGGTCACGGCCTGGTGGCTACGGCATGAGCGACCGGCCCGGCCCGACAGCCGCTACGGCTTGACGGCCGGTGCGCCGGGGACACCCTTCGGGGCAGGGGCGGGGCGGCCCGAGAGGAAGGACGCCCAGCCCTGCTTCGGGGCCTCGCCGACCTTGAGGCCGCGGAGCTTGTCGAGGGTGGCCGGGTCCTGGGCGTCGAGCCAGTCGGCGAGCTGGCGGAAGGAGACGCAGCGCACCTCGGACTTGGTGCAGACGCTCTCGACGACCTCGTCGATGGCGCGCATGTAGTTGCCGCCGTTCCAGGACTCGAAGTGGTTGCCGATGACCAGCGGCGCGCGGTTGCCGTCGTAGGCGCGGTTGAAGCCCTTGAGCAGGCCGTCACGCATCTGGTCGCCCCAGTACTCCTGCTTGTCGGGGTCTCCCTGGGTCTGGGTGCCCGACTGGTTGACCATGAAGTTGTAGTCCATGGTGAGCTGCTCGTAGGAATGGCCAGGGAAGGGCACGAGCTGCATGGACAGGTCCCACAGGCCCTCCCTCTTGTCGGGCCAGAGCTGGTTGTTGACGCCGCTGGTGTCGTAGCGGAAGCCCAGCTGGTGGGCCGCCTTCCTGAAGTTCTTCTGACCCTCCAGGCATGGCGTGCGGGCGCCGATGAGCTCCTTGTCGTAGTCGAAGGGCAGCGGGGACGCCTTCTTCATGCCCGTGTTGGTCTTCCAGGACTTCACGAACGACTTCGCCTGGGCGATCTCGCTCTTCCAGTCCGCGACCGACCACTGGCCGACCCCGCCATCGCTGCCGCAGAAGTGGCCGTTGAAGTGCGTGCCGATCTCATTGCCCTCCAGCCACGCGCCGCGCAGCTGCTTCACGGTGTCCTTGATGCCCTGCTCGTCGTTGAAGCCGATCTCGGAGCTGCCGGGCGAGTGCTGCGGCGGCCTGTAGAGGTCGCGCTTGTCCTCCGGCAGCATGTACACGCCGCTCAGGAAGTACGTCATCGTCGCGTTGTTGGCCTTGGAGATCTTCCGGAAGTGCGAGAAGAGCTTCTGACTGTCCTCGCCG containing:
- a CDS encoding type II secretion system F family protein; protein product: MAIGEMSQVPVGAAVVCAGMAAWWMGGWDSGVRRARLLCAGGGVKANGPPSWERALVGWRRVRGRLRAEGWSVVAGLVIALLGASVVPLLLGVAGVPLFGRVRRAGEARRGRERRGDAVIALCGALAGEVRAGRQPGEALRRAARDSGGLGEAQAVVLAAARFGGDVPGALTDAARQPGADGLVGLAACWRVAVDRGAGLAAGLDRLEGALRAERDQRADLRAQLAGSRSTAVMLAGLPVLGLLLGTALGADPLHVLLHTGAGLGCLLVGGVLEGIGLWWALRIVRGAEAV
- a CDS encoding TadA family conjugal transfer-associated ATPase — its product is MSWDPATGTDCGAGLEGRTGSWDAHAGTPDGPTGLLDGVRQWLAESGSEPTPARVAQALREQGRVLGDAEVLGAAERLRSELVGSGPLEPLLADPCVTDVLVSAPDRVWVDRGGGLELTAVSFPDAAAVRRLAQRLAAVAGRRLDDARPWVDARLPDGTRLHAVLPPVAVGSTCLSLRVVRPRAFTLDELVAAGTVPPGGDRVLRALLDARLSFLISGGTGSGKTTLLSALLGLVGPGERIVLAEDSAELRPDHPHVVRLEGRPANQEGVGLVALQDLVRQALRMRPDRLVVGEVRGPEVVSLLAALNTGHEGGCGTVHANAAAQVPARLEALGTAAGLDRAALHSQLAAALSVVLHLVRDRAGRRRIAEVHVLERDPSGLVFTVPALRWGAEAFAYERGWERLRGLLRDGTEGGRGL
- the ssd gene encoding septum site-determining protein Ssd produces the protein MAGAITHDRPPAAEGRQGGPLIVTEDAELLDDLLRLCAAAGARPEVHHGVPERRGSWEAAPLVLVGDDAARRVRGAARRRGVVLVGRDQDDSGVWRRAVEIGADHVLMLPDGEQWLVDRIADVAEGVGRPALTVGVLGGRGGSGASTLACALAVTSAREGRRTLLVDADPLGGGLDVLLGGEAAEGLRWPAFAASRGRVGGGALEESLPELHALRVLSWDRGDSVTIPPQAVRAVLAAARRRGGAVVVDLPRRIDEGVAEALAQLDLGLLVVPADLRSIAAAGRVASAVGMVLRDLRVAVRGPYAPGLDDREVARLLGLPLVGEVPAEHPPLDGGSPPGGAVRGPLARFCAAFWDRVPVEGGGV
- a CDS encoding HAD family hydrolase, with the translated sequence MLGHVENHSLPRTAAFFDLDKTVIAKSSTLTFSKSFYQGGLINRRAALRTAYAQFVFLAGGADHDQMERMRKYLSAMCRGWNVQQVKEIVAETLHDLIDPIIYDEAASLIEEHHTAGRDVVIVSTSGAEVVEPIGELLGADRVVATRMIVGEDGCFTGEVEYYAYGPTKAEAIKELAASEGYDLSRCYAYSDSATDVPMLESVGYPHAVNPDRALRREALARSWPILDFHRPVRLKQRLPTLSVPPRPALVAAAAIGAAAATAGLVWYASRRRATVI
- a CDS encoding oxidoreductase, which codes for MSTTGATADPLAALGSLPGVAESVESVRKAVDRVYGHRIMRRRSNEITSEAALRGARGSAALSGADWALEEVRRRTDFSGDDEARTVGAALRLTAEAGQLLSIWRQSPLRVLARLHLVAAADKGDEVGRPRLNGEPVDEPLVELPLPDANEVAGRLEGLSQLIIAGGSAPALVTAAVVHGELLALRPFGSHNGLVARAAERIVLIGSGLDPKSICPAEVGHAELGRAAYVAALEGYASGTPEGMAAWIAHCGKAVELGARESAAVCEALQRGAA
- a CDS encoding ATP-binding protein yields the protein MKIAFVGKGGSGKTTLSSLFIRHLAASGAPVVAVDADINQHLGAALGLDEAEAAGLPAMGERLPLIKDYLRGSNPRIASTETMIKTTPPGEGSRLLRVRENNPVYDACAWPVELDGGAIRLMVTGPFTEADLGVACYHSKTGAVELCLNHLVDGQSEYVVVDMTAGSDSFASGLFTRFDITFLVAEPTRKGVSVYRQYKEYARDFGVVLKVVGNKVQGQDDIDFLRTEVGDDLLVTVGHSDWVRAMEKGRPPRFELLEQPNRRSLRTLQTAADATYELRDWERYTRQMVHFHLKNASSWGNEKTGADLAAQVDPGFVLDERCATATAQLT